One window from the genome of Jiangella alba encodes:
- a CDS encoding aminotransferase class V-fold PLP-dependent enzyme, protein MDLAAARALFDPEPGWLNTASYGLPPSTAWDALQSALDEWRHGRVSWEGWGESTGRARAAFARLVGVAEADVTTGAQVSQLVGLLAASVPDGTVVLAPEEDFTSLLFPWLAQAHRGVEVRTAPAARLAAAVTPDVDVVAFSVVQSATGVIADVDGVLAAARSAGAVTVADATQAVGWLPIDAGRFDALVAGGYKWQLSPRGTAFLVTTAQLRSRVVPSQAGWWAGDDPHGSYYGPPLRLASDARRLDLSPAWFSWVGAAPALELLEAVTIEAVHDWNVGLANRFRAGLGLPTGDSAIVSVDVPDAARRLEAAGVRAAVRDGRLRVSFHLYSSEADVDAAVAALTRRG, encoded by the coding sequence ATGGACCTTGCCGCGGCGCGTGCCCTCTTCGACCCCGAGCCTGGCTGGCTGAACACCGCGAGCTACGGGCTGCCACCGTCCACGGCGTGGGATGCGCTGCAGTCGGCGCTGGACGAGTGGCGGCACGGGCGGGTGTCGTGGGAGGGCTGGGGCGAGTCGACGGGGCGGGCGCGGGCGGCGTTCGCGCGGCTGGTCGGGGTGGCCGAGGCCGACGTCACGACGGGCGCGCAGGTGTCGCAGCTGGTCGGTCTGCTGGCGGCGTCGGTGCCCGACGGCACGGTCGTGCTGGCGCCCGAGGAGGACTTCACGTCGCTGCTGTTCCCCTGGCTGGCGCAGGCGCATCGCGGCGTCGAGGTGCGGACGGCGCCGGCTGCGCGCCTGGCCGCGGCGGTGACGCCCGACGTCGACGTGGTGGCGTTCAGCGTCGTGCAGTCGGCGACCGGCGTGATCGCGGACGTCGACGGCGTGCTGGCGGCGGCGCGGTCGGCCGGCGCCGTCACCGTCGCCGACGCGACCCAGGCGGTGGGGTGGCTGCCCATCGACGCGGGTCGATTCGACGCTCTCGTGGCCGGTGGCTACAAGTGGCAGCTCTCGCCTCGGGGTACGGCGTTCCTGGTGACGACGGCGCAGTTGCGGTCGCGGGTGGTGCCGTCGCAGGCGGGATGGTGGGCGGGCGACGATCCGCACGGGTCGTACTACGGGCCGCCGCTGCGGCTGGCGTCCGACGCGCGGCGGCTGGACCTGTCGCCGGCGTGGTTCTCGTGGGTCGGCGCGGCGCCGGCGCTGGAGCTGCTGGAGGCGGTGACCATCGAGGCGGTCCACGACTGGAACGTCGGGCTGGCGAACCGGTTCCGGGCCGGGCTGGGACTGCCGACGGGCGACTCCGCGATCGTGTCGGTCGACGTGCCCGATGCCGCGCGGCGGCTGGAGGCGGCCGGGGTGCGGGCGGCGGTGCGCGACGGGCGGCTGCGGGTGTCGTTCCACCTGTACTCGTCGGAGGCCGACGTCGATGCCGCGGTCGCCGCGCTCACCCGGCGGGGGTGA
- a CDS encoding Lrp/AsnC family transcriptional regulator: MEDIDRKIVALLMRDGRMSYTDLGKSTGLSTSAVHQRVRRLEERGVIRGYSAVVDHEAVGLPLTAFISIKPIDPSQPDDSPDRLAGVPEIEACYSVAGDENYILKVRVGRPADLEDLLARIRSSANVSTRTTIVLSTAYENRPMTA, translated from the coding sequence GTGGAGGACATCGACAGGAAGATCGTGGCGTTGCTGATGCGGGACGGCCGGATGAGCTACACCGATCTCGGCAAGTCCACCGGCCTGTCCACGTCGGCCGTGCACCAGCGGGTCCGCCGGCTCGAGGAGCGCGGTGTCATCCGCGGCTACTCCGCGGTCGTCGACCACGAGGCGGTCGGGCTGCCGCTGACGGCGTTCATCTCCATCAAGCCGATCGATCCCAGCCAGCCCGACGACTCGCCCGACCGGCTGGCCGGCGTGCCCGAGATCGAGGCCTGCTACTCCGTCGCCGGCGACGAGAACTACATCCTCAAGGTGCGGGTCGGCCGGCCCGCCGACCTCGAGGACCTGCTGGCCCGCATCCGCTCGTCGGCCAACGTGTCGACCCGCACCACCATCGTGCTGTCGACGGCCTACGAGAACCGGCCGATGACGGCCTGA